CTCATGTCTCAAGTTGCCCTAGCAGATGAAAGCTATGCCGAGACGGTCACCAACTTCAAGCAGGCTAATGATACCCATAAGTTTTTCGATAACGCCTATGGTTACGCCATTTTTCCTACCGTGGGTAAAGGTGGATTCGGTATCGGCGCCGCATACGGCAAGGGGCGAGTATTTAAAGGCAGCACCTATACAGGCGATACTAGCCTGACTCAGATATCCCTTGGATTCCAGATTGGCGGTCAAGCCTATAGCGAGATCATCTTCTTTAAAGATGCCAAGGCCTATAACCAGTTTACCAGCGGAACCTTCGAATTTGGCGCTCAAGCCTCGGCCGTAGCCATCACTATCGGCGCAAACGCCCATGCGGGTACAACAGGCAACTCCAGCAGTGCCGGTACATCTGCCGCTAAGGCTGCATATATTAATGGCATGGCGATCTATACCTTAGCTAAAGGCGGCTTGATGTTTGAAGCGGCACTAGCAGGACAGTCATTTACCTTCGAAGATAAGTAAGTCCCTAGGTTCGAGGTTCGAATTCCTATAACCTAGGACCTTCATCTATTTGTTGTCGGATAACAAGTTTCAAATATCTTTTTAGCTTGGGTTCACTTGACTGGCTTTGTACTTGGTTATTTTTAGGTAAGCACAACTTCATTGTTATCTATTGCTTGCAGCAGACTCACATGTAGCTACTTCTGTGGGACGCTGTAAAGCCATCCCTGGCCGCTCTGCGGTTTCATCCTTGAAACCGAAGCCCACAGCCGCATCTACATCAGGTTATTCATTTCTTCGATTGGAGTTTACGGTTCGTAACTCACTTCTGGACAGAAGCTTGTTAGATTACTTGCTCTAATGCGGGTAACTCAGATAAGAAAAAGTATCTGAGTTTTATTCGAACTCCCTAATTAGTTCCGACCCCTTTATCTACCATCAAACCTGAGGTTTAATAACGAGGAAGCTTATCTAAAATATCCTGCGGACCATTCACGGTGAGCTTTTCCTCTTTAAACAAAAAGTCCAACTGAACCAGCTCTTCCTGAGATATAGCTCCACTAGACAAGAAACGAGACTTCATATCTTCAATAACAATCGTTCCGATAGGTTTGCGGTTTTTAAACTTTACTGGCATAGCCCTTACCTCATTAAATGAATTCGCAGAAATAATAACACAAATGAGACCGTCAAGCTTAAAACACCTTTAAACACAACACCTTATAAGCATAACGCACCATGGCTGACATTGTGTTTATTTGGGTCTGTTGTATTTAAAATCAAAATAGGTCTGGCAGGATGGATAAGGTACACAAGCGAATCAATCAAAAGAATGGTTGGATAGTCACTAACTGCTTTCAAGCGGTCACACTTCGCTTCCGTCAAACCTACTGTTTAACAATCCCTTTAAGTTTGTATCGGCAACTTCATTAATGGCATTGGAATTTCAAAGTAATGTGCAGCAGCATATACCAACATTATCGAGAACCACTAATAAGTGGGGTCAGTGTAAAAATTAGCTAGATCTATAAGCCTGTGTCATTTATCAAAAATATTAAAGTAGGAATGACAAATGGTGCAACCTTTGGCGCAAGCCTTTCATCCATAATTCGATAAGCTTTTGTATATCAAAACTCTATTAATCAAGAATTGATGAAATCATCTGTCAACTCACAATGGGGCAAAAATGAGTTACAAACTCAAACTTAGAGTTACCCACAAAACCTCAATCGAAGAGAAAAATAATCAGGTGTAGATGCGGCTGCGAGCTTCCAAAACAGGGACGTTTTGGCAGAGCTCACATGGATGTGCTTGCAGCGACTCGCAGAAGTAGCTGCATATAAGCGAGCCGCAGGCTATAAATTACCATGAAGGTACGACCTTCAAACACACTACCCAATACCAACTCAGCCAGAAGCTAAATCAGAAAATGTGATCAGCCTTCATTTGAAGGTAAGCTACTTATGTCCCCCAAGGGGCCGGTGGTAGTGCTACCGGCTTAGTCAGATCGAAATCCACTCTGAAATCACGCTGATCTCGGGTCAAACGGTAGGTAAACTCTTCTGGCTGGATATACATATGCCACACATTGGTTACTGAGACATCTAGACCGTTGTCTCTGAAGTTATTAATTGAATAGGCATCGACAGGAAAAGACTGCTGCTCGGCACTGCCCATATCCGCTGTCATGCCACCATACATGGTCACCTTGTCTTCACTGCCATCTTTATGGCGATGATCATGAGCTAAATGTAAGCCATATTGGGTTTTGGTGATCACCCAGGTACGCGAATGATCATCACCCACATGAAACGGCACCTTAAGCTCTGTCTCGCTGCACTCGCGAACATGCATGATGAGTTTCTTACCGCTAAAAGCCGAGTCGGCAGAGTTACCTGCTGTAACCTTTCCCTCAAAAGCCTTGCCACAATGGGCGGCTATGCTATCGAAGAAGGCATCTTGTTCAGAGGTAGTGGCCAGGGCTGGCAAGGTAATAAGTGAGCAGCTAGTTAGCAAGAGTGCCAGCTGTGAGTATTTTGTTGTTTGCATTATGATCTCCGTCAATTGGTGCCTAGCAGCCTAACATAAGCAGATAAATGTTAGCTTAAGGCCTGCAATCTCAGATCAGTGTTCATTATCGCCAGCATGATTTGATATTCAGCTGCTTGGTCCAACGTTAAAGCTTCGGCCAAGCAGCTAATCTTGCTAGATAAGATCAACACAAGCTAATCAGGCCTGCTTAACACTCCTAATCGAACCAGGCGGAAGACTTTTCTGCCGCTAGGGATTTGACCGTGTCATCGATATACATACTGACCATGGCAAGCGCCGCGGCCAATGCGCCTAAATCATCTGAGAAGCCAACCACAGGTGTTAAGTCAGGAATGGCATCGATAGGTGCGATGAAGTAAGCCAGAGCACCGAAAATAACTGTCTTGGCCCACTTAGGTGTATCTGGGCGTTGGGCTGCATAATAGAGACACAGAGCCTTGTCGATCACATCCAGGCCGGCATTCTTAGCAAACAGTTTTACCTTGTGCCAGAAACCTGCATCACTATAGTCATGGCTTGCGGTATCGTTTTCACTATGGTTTGGGTTTTCACTATGGTTTCCACTATGGTTTGAATTGTCGACCATCATTACCTCCTGAAACAAAAAGGGAATATCCATGATATTCCCTTATTTTATGTTAATTAGCTAGAACAGACACTAGCTGAACTATCTTTGATGCTTAGGCGTGGTACCCCAGACATTCTTCTTTGCCGGACGTTGCCTCTGAGCAGTAGCACTGCTCCCTTGGCCGCCGGATGCCTTACCCTTGCCAGCTGATTTATTGGACGAGTCCCCTGGCTTAGCTTTTACCTTAGGCTTTCTGTCTTCAAACTGATCTTCAGAGAAACGGGTAAAGGCCTTCTTGTCACCGGGTGAGGCTTTATTGCTAAGTTTATTGGCTCCGCCCTTCCCCTTGTTACGCATGGCTTCACGTTCCTGGCGGGACTCCGCCGGCACCAGACAACTGAGACTATTGCCTATTAGCTCCTCTCTGCCCATCTCGATTAGGGCTTCGCGGATCATAGGCCAACCAGCAGGATCGTGGTAGCGCAGCAAGGCTTTGTGCAGCTTACGCTGACGTCCCTTTTTCGGCACTGTCACCTTTTCACTGGTGTGTTTCACATTCTTCAGCGAGTTGAGTCCGGTATGGTATATGGTCGTCGCGTTCGCCATCGGCGATGGATAGAAGTTCTGCACCTGATCCAGCTTAAACTTCTCACCCTTGAGCCAGAGTGCCAGATTAACCATGTCGTCATTGGTCGTGCCAGGATGCGCCGAGATAAAGTAAGGGATCAGGTATTGTTTCTTACCCGCTTCCTTGGAATATTTGTCGAACAATTCCTTAAACTTTTCATAGGTGCCCATGCCCGGCTTCATCATCTTGTTCAGCGGACCATCTTCGGTATGCTCGGGAGCAATCTTGAGATAGCCGCCCACATGATGACTCGCAAGCTCCTTCACATAGCGAGGATCTTCCGTGGCCAGATCGTAGCGAACACCCGAGGCTATGAGTACCTTCTTAATCCCAGGAACTTCCCTTGCCGCACGATAGAGATCGATCGTTGCCGAATGATCTGTATCTAAGTGACCACAGATAGAGGGGAAGACACAGGAGAGTCGTCGACAGGTCTTCTCCGCCTTGACGCTCTTACAGCCCAGACGATACATGTTGGCCGTAGG
This portion of the Shewanella violacea DSS12 genome encodes:
- a CDS encoding lipid-binding SYLF domain-containing protein — translated: MKKFISIIATSCALVASLLMSQVALADESYAETVTNFKQANDTHKFFDNAYGYAIFPTVGKGGFGIGAAYGKGRVFKGSTYTGDTSLTQISLGFQIGGQAYSEIIFFKDAKAYNQFTSGTFEFGAQASAVAITIGANAHAGTTGNSSSAGTSAAKAAYINGMAIYTLAKGGLMFEAALAGQSFTFEDK
- a CDS encoding YkvA family protein; the encoded protein is MVDNSNHSGNHSENPNHSENDTASHDYSDAGFWHKVKLFAKNAGLDVIDKALCLYYAAQRPDTPKWAKTVIFGALAYFIAPIDAIPDLTPVVGFSDDLGALAAALAMVSMYIDDTVKSLAAEKSSAWFD